The Amblyomma americanum isolate KBUSLIRL-KWMA chromosome 6, ASM5285725v1, whole genome shotgun sequence genome has a window encoding:
- the LOC144095194 gene encoding atrial natriuretic peptide receptor 3 produces MRRRGPLGAGALLCCCALAGGVLLLAGDDDDGDDSAPQPPDENSWNDTVRMSVLLPENSSYLFSLARVRPAVELAVARAGREFGWQFRVTYRDSGCQSPLATMHAVRDHARGAAHVFVGPACDYAAASVARLLKFWRLPMVTAGALAYDFWDKLHEGSEYYLMTRAGLSFSGLCQGFLGLCRRFGWRRMLILFESEARRESHGDDYCFLWAKAMAQLLRNSSDNFEFDGVKLDQRTPLKQQLAKAASTKWSSE; encoded by the coding sequence ATGCGACGGCGCGGGCCACTGGGTGCTGGCGCCCTGCTCTGCTGTTGCGCCCTCGCGGGCGGCGTGCTCCTACTCGCGGGCGACGATGACGACGGCGACGACTCCGCGCCCCAGCCGCCGGACGAGAACTCCTGGAACGACACCGTCCGCATGTCCGTGCTTCTGCCCGAGAACTCGTCGTACCTGTTCTCGCTGGCACGCGTGCGTCCCGCCGTCGAGCTGGCCGTGGCGCGCGCGGGCCGCGAGTTCGGCTGGCAGTTCCGCGTGACGTACCGGGACTCCGGATGTCAGTCCCCTCTGGCCACGATGCACGCGGTGAGGGATCACGCCCGCGGAGCTGCGCACGTCTTCGTGGGCCCCGCGTGCGACTATGCGGCCGCTTCGGTGGCCCGCCTGCTGAAGTTCTGGAGGCTGCCCATGGTCACCGCTGGTGCGCTAGCCTACGACTTTTGGGACAAACTTCACGAGGGAAGCGAGTACTACCTCATGACGCGAGCCGGCCTGTCTTTTTCGGGACTGTGCCAAGGTTTCCTGGGTCTGTGTCGCCGTTTCGGCTGGCGCCGTATGTTGATCCTGTTCGAATCGGAAGCCCGCAGGGAGTCGCACGGGGATGACTACTGCTTTCTGTGGGCCAAGGCCATGGCTCAGCTCTTGCGCAACTCATCGGACAACTTCGAGTTTGACGGAGTCAAGTTGGACCAGAGGACGCCACTCAAGCAACAACTGGCTAAGGCGGCTTCTACAAAGTGGTCCAGTGAGTGA